The Brassica napus cultivar Da-Ae chromosome C1, Da-Ae, whole genome shotgun sequence DNA segment tatatatttttaaaatatattttcatatttattataataatatgatatataaatgtaatttttagatttattattggattttaaaattatcatttttgtaattaattttttgtgtATTAAAATtcactaattattttttttcttttgtgagtAAACCAGTCAAAAATGACCCGCAAACGCAACAATTTTCAAATGTTGTGTCAGTCATACAAAACACTTAATAACGCTTGAAACCACAACCATCCGCTCCGCAAACTTTCGCACACGCAACCGCAACTGCTGCGTTTAAACCAGTCAGGTCCttatactaaaaataaaataaatttggagagaaaaaaaatcatcactTGGTTATAGATAATTAATGGTGAAGATAATATTTAACCTTAGCTATAGTTCACTTTGATTTAACTGATTCAGACCAAATTAAATCAACTTAGaacaatttaaaatgattttttgaagattttaagaaaaaaaatttgacttTGAATGTTGTTTACATAAATGTGTAGACATGTGCAGATCGATCTTTAgaacattaaatattttttttgtgaaaaagaaaTCATGATTGCTCagactaaaccaaaaaaaaaaaaaaatagtatgaGATTAATATGGTAAACCACATTATGCGATCTCCTTCAATGCCATATTACACCACATTACAAATAGTTGTTTTGTTTGCATCCAATTCACATCAAACTCTAGCCCTAATTATTTTCTTGGGATTTAcgttaaaagaaaacaaaaagaaaaggaaatgatTAGAAAAGATTGAAATAGGTCTTGTCATGAATCAGATGCTGATTTCTGAGCGTCGGAAACAGGAGCAGGAGTAGTAGTGTCAGTATTATTAGTATCATCAACAACCTCTATCGGCTTAGCCAAGAACTCAAGTGCTGTGACCACATCTCCCATGAATGGCCTAGTCTCTGCTTCTTCTTGCAAACACATTGTTGCGATAGCTAGAGCCTGATGCAATCCTTTTAATGGGTAATTCCCTTTTAGATTCGGATCCACAATCCTTGTAAACATTCTCCTATCTTTCAACAATGGCTCCGCCTGCAAATGAAAcccaacacaaaaaaaatcttcaattaGTTTCTTCCTTCCCAAGTAACAACAAAACGTGTTTAACAAGACTCTTAATGTAAGTTAGTACCCAGGAGATCAAGTTTTGTTCTTCGGTTGGTCTATCCCCATCAATAGTTCGTCTCCCAGATATAACCTCAAGGAGGACAACGCCAAAACTATAGACATCAGATTTAGCAGTGAGTTGACCGGTCATCGCGTATTCAGGAGCACAGTATCCGTATGTTCCCATGACTCTAGTGGACACATGATCTTTGCCTTCAGTTGGTCCAAGCCTAGCTAGTCCGAAATCAGATAGCTTCGAGTTGAAATCCGATTGCAGCAATATGTTTGAAGCTTTGAAATCGCGGTAGATCACAGGAGGATCTGCGTAGTCATGCAAGTACTCGAGCCCTTTAGCTGCACCGTGCACTATCTTCATTCTCGTGAACCAGTCTAGACTTGGTGCCCCTTCCGGCAAGTCTTAATataacgcaaaaaaaaaaaatttaaacaacaaTGTAGAAACCATCCATGATGATGTAACATGAAAAAGGGTGACAACTTTTTTTACCGAATAAATGATCTTCCAAAGATCCATTAGGCATGAATTCATAAACGAGGACTCGCTGGTCGTCTTCAACACAATAGCCAATGAGATTGACAAGGTTTTGATGTTGAGCAAGACTCAATACCATCACTTCCGCAAAAAACTCTCTTGTTCCTTGCAACCCATTCCGGTCAAGCCTCTTTACAGCCACCACCTAACCAAACACAGATTGTTCGCCAATTCCGTGTGCAACACGCATATAAGATGATTTAAGAGAGATCGAAAAAGGAACCTGATTGAGGCTGGTGAGAAAGCCTTTGTAGACTCTTCCAAAGCCGCCTTCACCAATCATACATTCCATGCTGAAATTGTCTGTTGCAGCTATTAGTTCCTTGAACTTGAAGATTTTGCCGCTTGATTTCACGTTACCATATTTCTTTATCTCGTCCGTTATGTACTTCTGCCTAGAGCTTCCTGCATTTATTCCataaaacattttcataaacCAAAATGATGATCAAATATTTGACAAGGTTGATCTGTATGAAGCCTAAGTCACCTTTTCCACGTGAACGAAAGGTGAAGAGAGCAAAAAGCTTGCTACTATGGCCTCTATAACCTGTAAGACCTTCATCAAATGAATCTCTAGGAGAGTTAGCTCCGAGTTGTTGTGGATTGCTGAAACAAGGAcaaagcttcatcatcttcttcttcttttttatcttgatctttccttttgtgaTCTTGATTCTcagacaaaacaaacaaacccttTCAATGAAATCGCCAAGGAAAGATTGATCTTGTCTCTTCAAACGATCCTTTCAGATCCAAACCCTGCCTGGGTGAAATGAATCTGAAAGAAAGATCAGACCTTTCCCAGGAAAATGATGGTGCATGACAAGAGAATTTGAGGGAGGATCACGAAGTCTTGATGTCTCTTGTTATATATGAATGTTGCCATGTTTGGATTCTCTCAAATTTggataaaaatgatttatttttaggGTTGTCTTCGCTGTTCATTTATTTGGAAGAAGGCAACGCGTCTGCTTTCTAACGAACCTCAAATCAAATTCTTACTCGAAACATAGTTCGTGGTACGCATGTAAGAAGAAActtctattatatatatggtcatcatactatataatataaacacATATGTGGCATACGGTTGGGTGTTGACAGGCTAAAAACCGTTTCAATGCTTTGACCAATCATATAGATAAGATCAATTTCTGATCCAAAAAACCAAAACTAATAGAGAAAAACC contains these protein-coding regions:
- the LOC125580457 gene encoding probable serine/threonine-protein kinase PBL23, translating into MMKLCPCFSNPQQLGANSPRDSFDEGLTGYRGHSSKLFALFTFRSRGKGSSRQKYITDEIKKYGNVKSSGKIFKFKELIAATDNFSMECMIGEGGFGRVYKGFLTSLNQVVAVKRLDRNGLQGTREFFAEVMVLSLAQHQNLVNLIGYCVEDDQRVLVYEFMPNGSLEDHLFDLPEGAPSLDWFTRMKIVHGAAKGLEYLHDYADPPVIYRDFKASNILLQSDFNSKLSDFGLARLGPTEGKDHVSTRVMGTYGYCAPEYAMTGQLTAKSDVYSFGVVLLEVISGRRTIDGDRPTEEQNLISWAEPLLKDRRMFTRIVDPNLKGNYPLKGLHQALAIATMCLQEEAETRPFMGDVVTALEFLAKPIEVVDDTNNTDTTTPAPVSDAQKSASDS